DNA sequence from the Salifodinibacter halophilus genome:
TGCTGGCGTGCGCGCGCCGGTAACGCCAGGTGCATTGCCGGGATCGCCGTTAATGCGCCGCCGTGCGAGCCACGAAAACGCGACTGCTTCCACCCAGTCGCCGTTGATGCCGAAATCGTCGCTGGTCACGACCGCCCGTGGTGCGATGCGCTCGGCGAGCATCGCCTTGAAAACCGGATTGTGGGTGCCGCCGCCACACAGAATAGCGTCGCTATTGCCCGGACTGTAGGCGACGATTGCATCACCGGCTGTCTCGGCAGTGAAACGACACAGCGTCGTCTGTACGTCGACCGGCCGTGGCGTGTGTTCGAGCTGATCGAGGTGAGACCGCAGCCAGGCTAGGCCGTAATGGTCGCGGCCGGTGCTTTTGGGCGGTGCGCGGTTGATAAACGCATCGGACCGGAGGCATTCAAGCAGCGGTGTATCCACGCGACCTTTGGCTGCCCATTGTCCGTCATGGTCGAACGGTAGGCTTAGCTGGTCATCGATCCATGCGTCCATCAATGCGTTGCCGGGGCCGGTGTCGAAACCAGTCACGTCAGGCGCGGCCGCTGTGCCGGCCGGTGCGATGACCGACAGATTGGCAATGCCGCCAACGTTCAATACCGCGCGGCTGCGTGTGGCGTGGCCAAAGAAGGCGGCGTGAAAAGCAGGCGCCAGTGGTGCGCCTTGGCCATCGACTGCCATGTCGGCGTTCCGAAAATCGGCGACTACCGTCGTCCCGGTCTCGGCGGCTATGCGGCTGGGCGATCCGATTTGCGTACTGAAGGCCAGCGTCGCCTCTGGCTGGTGGCAGACCGTTTGACCGTGGCTGCCGATTGCGGTGATATCAGCTGGGCGCACGCCGGCTTGGTGCATCAGAACATTGGCCGCGCGCGCGAACCAATAGCCAGTCCGCTGATCGAGCGCTCCGAGATTGGTGAGCGATACGCGGGCGCTGGCGTCCGACAAGGCGAGCAGCTCGGTCCGCAGGGTCGCCGGTAATGGTTGGCTATGCGTGGCGACCAGGCGTGCGGTGCCATCGTTGTTAAATGCAACGAGTGCGGCGTCGATCGCGTCGACGCTCGTCCCGGACATCAGGCCGATATAAAGTGAGTGTTCAGACATGACTGGGTTTAGTTAAGGGTTGCGGTACGATAGCGGTCGACCGCTTGCAGCGGTTGACTAACATCTAGATGTAGAACTCAACGAATAGACGACGCGTGTGATTCATTTCGATTGGGCAGAACTGGCCCGTGGCACCGACGAAATTATCCCCGAGACGCAGGTTGCTGAGCGTTTCGAGACTGCGGCGAAAGAGGGCCGGGCGCTGACGATCAAGGCAGGTTTCGATCCGACAGCGCCAGACTTGCATCTTGGCCATACCGTTTTGCTACACAAGCTACGCGCTTTCCAAGACATGGGCCACAGCGTCGTGTTCCTGATCGGCGATTTTACCGGGCGGATCGGTGATCCGACTGGCAAAAGCGCGACACGCAAGGCGATGACAGCCGATGAGGTCGCGGCCAACGCAGCGACCTACGAGGCCCAGATCTACCGTGTGCTCGATCCTGAGCGCACGCGTGTTGCATTCAATGCCGAATGGCTGGGTGCGTTGTCGACGAGTGAAGTGGTTCGACTCGCGGCCAGTCATACGGTTGCGCGCATGCTCGAACGTGACGATTTCGACAAACGCTACCGCAGTGGTCAGGCCATCGCGATTCACGAGTTCCTATACCCGCTTTTCCAGGGCTACGACTCGGTTGCCTTGGGAGCCGACCTAGAGCTCGGCGGCAGCGACCAGAAATTCAACCTATTAGTGGGGCGGATGCTGCAACAGGCTTATGGGCAGCAATCCCAGGGCGTGCTAACCATGCCTTTGCTCGAAGGGGTGGATGGTGTCGATAAGATGTCCAAATCGCAGGGGAATCACATCGGCATCGATGAAGCGCCGGGCGAGCAGTTCGGCAAAATAATGTCGATCTCCGATGCGCTAATGTGGCGCTACTACGATTTAATCTCGCATCAATCGGTCGCCTCCATCGCGCAATATCGGCGCGAAGTTGATGAGGGTGGCAACCCGCGTGACTACAAGCTTGCACTGGCTGAGGAAATCGTAGCGCGTTTCCACGGCGCTGCCACAGGCGAAGATGCGCGTCGGCGATTCCTGGAGCGCTTTTCCGAAGGGCGTTTTGCTGCTGATCTGGAGCCAACCACCGTGGCAGTGACGCCGGATGGCATCGCCATCGCGACACTTTTATGCCGTGCCGGTCTGACAGCAAGCAACAGCGAAGGCATGCGTCTGATCAAGCAAGGCGCGGTGCGCATCGACGATCAGCGCGTCGAAAACACGAAACTTGAGCTGGTTCCGCCCCAGGAATTAGCCGTGCGGGTTGGCAAGAAACGTATGGCGCGTGTCCTCTTGACCAAGGGTGCACAATAGGCATTCCTATTCAGGGCCGCGATGCCAAACGCGGTATAAAAAATGGCGAGGATTCTCTTGACCAAGGGTGCACAATAGGCATTCCTATTCAGGGCCGCGATGCCAAACGCGGTATAAAAATGGCGAGGATTCCCTTGACCAAGGGTGCATAATAGGCACTCTTATCAAGGCCGCGACGCCAACGCGGTTCTAAATAAAAAAATCTGGCGATGAAAAAAATTGTTTCGGATTTGTTGACTTCATTTTCAAAACCGATACAATGATCAGCTCAGGACGACGAGTTAGCCCTTAACGGCAAATTCAACGTTCTTCGATCTTTAACAATTTGCGAATGGCTTGTGTGGGTGCTCCCATGGTTTTGATTCGGTCAAGACGAAGAGCATCCGCAGTGTAAAGCTCGGATCGCTCAACACGACTTAGTCGTGAATCTAGTTAGTATTAACTGGAGAGTTTGATCCTGGCTCAGATTGAACGCTGGCGGCAGGCCTAACACATGCAAGTCGAGCGGAAACGATAGAGGTTCGCCTCTAGGCGTCGAGCGGCGGACGGGTGAGTAGCGCGTAGGAATCTACCCTTTTGCGGAGGATAACCCGAGGAAACTCGGGGTAATACTGCATACGCTCTATGGAGCAAAGCGGGGCTCTTCGACCCTCGCACAGAAGGATGAGCCTGCGTCTGATTAGTTAGTTGGTGGGGTAACGGCGTACCAAGACGACGATCAGTAGCTGGTTTGAGAGGATGATCAGCCACACCGGGACTGAGACACGGCCCGGACTCCTACGGGAGGCAGCAGTGGGGAATATTGGACAATGGGCGGAAGCCTGATCCAGCCATGCCGCGTGTGTGAAGAAGGCTCTAGGGTTGTAAAGCACTTTAAGCGGGGAAGAAAAGCGCCGGGTTAATAGCCCGAGCGTATTGACGGTACCCGCAGAATAAGCACCGGCAAACTCCGTGCCAGCAGCCGCGGTAATACGGAGGGTGCAAGCGTTAATCGGAATTACTGGGCGTAAAGCGAGCGCAGGCGGTTGCGTGTGTCGGATGTGAAAGCCCCGGGCTCAACCTGGGAATTGCATACGAAACTGCGTAACTAGAATATGGTAG
Encoded proteins:
- a CDS encoding anhydro-N-acetylmuramic acid kinase, with product MSEHSLYIGLMSGTSVDAIDAALVAFNNDGTARLVATHSQPLPATLRTELLALSDASARVSLTNLGALDQRTGYWFARAANVLMHQAGVRPADITAIGSHGQTVCHQPEATLAFSTQIGSPSRIAAETGTTVVADFRNADMAVDGQGAPLAPAFHAAFFGHATRSRAVLNVGGIANLSVIAPAGTAAAPDVTGFDTGPGNALMDAWIDDQLSLPFDHDGQWAAKGRVDTPLLECLRSDAFINRAPPKSTGRDHYGLAWLRSHLDQLEHTPRPVDVQTTLCRFTAETAGDAIVAYSPGNSDAILCGGGTHNPVFKAMLAERIAPRAVVTSDDFGINGDWVEAVAFSWLARRRINGDPGNAPGVTGARTPACLGGVYLPPSGEN
- a CDS encoding tyrosine--tRNA ligase translates to MHFDWAELARGTDEIIPETQVAERFETAAKEGRALTIKAGFDPTAPDLHLGHTVLLHKLRAFQDMGHSVVFLIGDFTGRIGDPTGKSATRKAMTADEVAANAATYEAQIYRVLDPERTRVAFNAEWLGALSTSEVVRLAASHTVARMLERDDFDKRYRSGQAIAIHEFLYPLFQGYDSVALGADLELGGSDQKFNLLVGRMLQQAYGQQSQGVLTMPLLEGVDGVDKMSKSQGNHIGIDEAPGEQFGKIMSISDALMWRYYDLISHQSVASIAQYRREVDEGGNPRDYKLALAEEIVARFHGAATGEDARRRFLERFSEGRFAADLEPTTVAVTPDGIAIATLLCRAGLTASNSEGMRLIKQGAVRIDDQRVENTKLELVPPQELAVRVGKKRMARVLLTKGAQ